The sequence CTGGTGGCACTCGCGGTGAGTGAGGGAATCCCGGTAGTGCCCGTACCTGGAGCGAACGCCGCATTGTCCGCACTTATTGCTTCCGGCTTACCGACCACCACGTTTACCTTCGTCGGCTTCCTGCCCCGTGAGCGCAAGGATATCCGCGCTGTGCTTACCCCGCTGCGCGCTGCCCAGGGCACGCTGCTCTTCTATGAGTCGCCGCACCGGGTAGTGAAAACGTTGGCCCATTTGCAGGAAGCTTTCGGCAACCGGCGAATTGTTCTGGCCCGTGAGCTGACGAAGCGCTACGAGGAATTCCTGCGCGGCACCATCCAGGAATGCGCCGAGTGGCTGGCGGAACATCCGCCGCTGGGCGAATATGTGATCGTTGTAGAGGGAGAGAGCAAAGAAGAAGCGAAGGAAGCCGATTCCGCGTGGTGGCGACCGCTCAGCATTGAGGAGCATGTCGCCCACTACGAGGCCGCCGGCTCCACCCGTAAGGACGCCATGAAAAAAGCCGCGTCCGACCGTGGCGTTGCCAAGCGCGATATTTATAACGCGCTGCTGGAGGAATAGTGGCACCAAGCACGGAGGAGGCGAATCCCGAATGGAGAGCGCGGAAGAACGCTGAAGCACAGTCCGCGCCAAGTCGCACTAAGCACGGAGGAAGCGAATCCCGGAGGGAGAGCGTGGAAGAACGCCGCAGCAGCAGTCCGCGCCAAGCCGAACCAAGCACGGAGGAAGCGAATCCCGAAGAGAGAGAGCGGACGAACGCCGCAGCAGCAGTTCGCGCCAAGTCGCACCAAGCACGGAGGAAGCGAATCCCGAAGGGAGAGAGCGGACGAACGCCGAAGCAGCAGTCCGCGCCAAGTCGCACCAAGCACGGAGGAAGCGAATCCCGAAGGGAGAGCGCGAAAGAACGCCGCAGCAGCAGTCCGCACCAGTCGCACCAAGGACGGAAGAAAGCGAATCCCGAAGGGAGAGCGCGGAAGAACGCCGAAGCAGTCCGCGCCAAGTCGCACCAAGCACGGAGGAAGCGAATCCCGAAGGGAGAGCGCGGAAGAACGCCGAAGCAGCAATCCGCGCCGAGTCGCACCAAGCACGGAGGAAGCGAATCCCGAAGGGAGAGCGTGGAAGAGAGCCGTCAGCACGCATGAAAGGCCCCGAGGCCGGTTCCACAAGGAACCTAGCCGAGAAGGGCCGCTCCACCGCCCCAAGCCGCTAGACCCCGCCAACGTTCCGCATCTATCCAACAATTGCGGGTGTCCAGAGGGCGCGGCCCTTGGGGTCCTCCCCTTTGGGGAGGATTTAGGAGGGGCCCCCACACATAAAAAAGTTGCCCCCCGCATTCACGGGAGGCCAAGGAGTATAAAAAAGGTTAGAATTAACAATTTGATTAGTCCTATTATAACTGATTTATTTTAATTTGTCACAGGGGCAGGGATAGTTGAAATACATTCATTGCAAACAATTTTTCCTTTGAAGTAAGTAACATTCTCAGCGTTGCCGCAGAAAATGCAGGCAGGCTCATATTTTTTCAACATGATCCGTTCACCGTCGACATAGATCTCGAGAGCATCTTTCTCTCCAATACCCAGCGTGCGGCGCAGCTCGATCGGAATAACAACCCGTCCCAGTTCGTCTACTTTTCTTACAATGCCCGTTGATTTCATCATAACAATCGTTTCTCCTCTCAAATAATCAAAAAATGTCACGTTTCGACAATCTTCTCTGTTTTATGATACATATAATACCAACCATTCCCAAAACAGTCAACCTCTTTTTAACGGGTGAATTATTTTTTAGCTGTAATTGCCTCTCAGGAAGGGTTTATCTTCAAATGGTTGGATAACTATTCATAATATATAATAAAAATGTCGAAATGGAAACCTAAAAATCTACTTTTTTCGACAAAATATGACGACATAACTTTTCCTCATATAAAAATATCAGAAAATTCGTTGATAAGGACAAAGGAGTTGATTACATGCAGCAGCCGCTCACTGAAGAAAAAGTATTTAAAGACCCGGTTCACAATTATATTCACGTACAGGATTCGATCATTTGGCGCCTGATTAATACGAAGGAATTTCAGCGTCTGCGCCGCATCCGCCAGCTTGGGACGACCTACCTGACCTTCCATGGAGCCGAGCACAGCCGGTTCTCCCATTCGCTTGGGGTATACGAAATTACGCGGCGCATTATCTCCCAATTTGAACGCAGCGGTTATAAAGATTGGTTCCCGGAGGAAAGGCTGGTTGCGCTGTGCGCGGCGCTTTTGCATGATCTGGGACACGGACCGTTCTCCCATTCTATAGAAGAAGCTTTTCAAATGAATCATGAAGACTGGACCTGCCGCATTATATTAGAAGATACTGGAATTACCGAGATTTTGAAGGAAGTAGAGGAAGATTTTCCGCAAAAAGTGGCTTCGGTCATCCGCAAAAACTATGAGCATGATATTGTTGTCAATTTGGTGTCGAGTCCGCTGGATGCCGACCGGATGGATTATCTGCTGCGCGACGCTTATTACACCGGGGTTAACTACGGCACGATCGACATCGACCGTATTTTGCGGGTGCTTCGTCCTTATCACGGGCGGGTAGTGGTGAAGGAATCGGGGATGCATGCGATTGAGGATTATTTAATGTCGAGGTACCAAATGTACTGGCAGGTCTATTTCCATCCGGTCACGCGCAGCTCGGAAATTATTTTGCGCCAGGTATTCCGCCGGGCCAAGCAGCTGTTCAATGAGGGTTACTCCTTCCGGTTTATGGTTGAACCGCTGACTGATTTATTTCGCGGCGAGGTGAGTGTGCAGCAGTATTTGCAGCTGGATGAAGCACTTGTACAGGCAACGTTTATGCAGTGGACCTCGGAACAGGATGAGCTGCTGAGCGACTTGTGCAGCCGCTTCATTCATCGTAAACTGTATAAATATGTAGAAATGGAAAGTCTCGACATGGAGACAATTGATGACATTCGCCGCAGCTTCGCCTCGGCTGGACTGAACCCGGAATACGACCTGGAAGTTGATTTTCCGACAGATTTGCCCTACGATGTATTTCGGCCGGAAGAGGGCTTTCACGGCAAGCAAATTCTGCTGCTCGATCGTCAAGAAAGGCTGCGCGAAATCTCCGAGGTGTCGGACATCGTCCGCTCTATAAGCGGGATTCACCGCGGCCGTTATCATCTCTATTATCCGCAGGATAAGCTGGAAAAAGCGCTGCCAATGCTTTCTGAATCCATTAAGGAATTATTTGATTTACACTAAGAAATGTACGCCAAAAACCGCAAAAAAGGGGGAAGCGGATATGCAGCTTTTCGACACTCATACCCATTTGGATGCTTCACATTTCGACGGCGACCGTGAAGAGACGATTGCCCGCGCCCTGGAGGCGGGAGTAACCAAAATGGTCAATGTCGGCTTTAACCGGGAAACGATTCCGTCCACACTGAAACTCGCCGAATCCTATGATTTTATTTATGCAGCGGTAGGCTGGCATCCGACGGATGCCATTGATATGCAGGACGGAGACCTCGATTGGATTGCTTCGCTGTGCGGGCATGATAAGGTTGTCGCCATTGGAGAAATAGGGCTCGATTACTACTGGGACACTTCGCCTAAGGAGGTCCAGCATACGGTGTTCCGGCGTCAGATCGGTCTTGCACGCGAGCTGAAAATGCCGATTGTCATTCATAACCGGGATGCTCATGAGGATGTGGTCCGCATTCTCCGTGAAGAAAAGGCAGCGGAAATCGGCGGGATCATGCACTCCTTCTCGGGCAGCTGGGAGACAGCCAAAATGTGTCTGGATCTCGGCTTTCACCTTTCCTTTGGCGGGCCGATTACGTTCAAGAACGCCCGGGTGCCGAAAGAGGTGCTGGCGCAGGTTCCGCTGGACCGTCTGCTGATCGAAACGGACTCTCCTTACCTAACGCCTCACCCCTACCGGGGCAAGCGTAATGAGAGTGCTCATGTGAGATTGGTGGCAGAAGCTGCAGCTGAAATTAAGGGCATCGAAGTGGAAAAATTGGCGGAAATTACGTATGCGAACGCACTGGAACGATTTGGCATTCGGTGAAAACGGGAGAAAACTAGCTAAAAAAGTGAGGATGAGCGAAGGATTAAAGTTTTTTAACGAAAAAACGGTTGTTTATTACAATAATTTAACCAATTTTTTGCGTAAATCTGGTTGATTGACGCTTTACAACATGCATCGAAACAGGATATCATCGTTTCAGTGCAGTGAGCTGTTGTTACTGTGACAGCCACTGATCATAAATCGTCTCGCTGAGTCTCCGTCTGGAGAACGGGGGAACCGATATCGCCTTGCTGAATGCTCTTAGCCCGCACATTGGACACAACAAGTTGCGTCGCAGGCTGTATTTGATTTCTTCACGTGGTCTTTGGGGTGAATTTGAAGGCAGCCGCCATGAGCGGTTGACCTGAGATAGGGCGTCTCTCTTTCGTCCAAACCCGACAGCTAACCCCGTAAGCGCAAGTAAGAGAGGAAACCTCGTGCGTTGGCCGTTTATTCGGACATTCCCGAAGCCACGAAAGAGTCCTCTGATCAAGACTCTTTTTTAGGCTTCTTTTTGTTTGAAATAAACGTGCTCTGCCTGTGAACTGTTATATAACAGGCGGATGCATGCCATGCCGGGCAGGCGATTTATGAGCAGGATACGACCAGACTTGAATCATATCGTGTTCTGTCACAATCTCTATTAGCTTCGCCGGGTACAGCATCGCGATTTATATTTCAGGCGGACTATGTAAGGAGGATGTAGAAGATGGGCGTATTCCAACCAGAGGTATCCCATGATTCGCAATCATCCAGCAGGTCTAATGCATTTAGGTTATGGTGGGAGCAAGTGAATATACGCGCATGGTCTTTGCGCGCGTGGTCACTGGCGGGCGTGATCGGGATAGCAATCGCGCTGCTTATTACACTGTATGTACGCTCTCAAAGCAGCAAACAAATCGTTTTAGAGATAGACGGGAAGGTTCATACTCTGGAGACGCGTGAAGCGCTTCTAGGGGAAGTCCTGGCCAAACAGCCGATTCCGCTCAAACCGTATGACAAAATTTCGGCGGGCCTTAGCGATCGAATCGAGGACGGCGACAGGATCGTTATTGACCGGGCGCAGGAGTTAATCCTGACTGAAGGCGGAAAGACAAAGACGCTGTATACGACCGAAGATACAATCGGTCAGGCCATTAGCAGCCTGGGTATCACCCTGGGTACCCACGACAAGGTATTTCCTTCGCTAGACACCGCAGTTACCGCCAGAACGGAAGTCAAGGTTATCCGCATCAACAAGCAGGTTGTGAAGCGGACGAAAAGCTTGCCTTTCCGAGTAATCAAGACGGCGGACCCCTCCCTCATCGCAGGGAAAGTACGAGTAGCGCAAGCCGGCAAGCCGGGCGTAATAGTCCAGCATATTGAGAAAACCTATCAGGACGGTAAGTTGGTCTCAATGCGCATGGTTGGCAAAGAAGTGCAGACGGTGACTAAGAATAAGGTTGTCGCCGTAGGTACGAAAGCCGTTCCCAAACCCGCTGCCGTGAACATTTCTTTCTCCAGCTCCAGCAAAGCAGGCGTAAACTTCGAATACAAAAAAGTAATCAAGAACGTTTCAATGACCGCATATTCCTCGGAAGAACCGGGAATCGGCACGCGAACAGCTTCCGGAACACGCGTAACGGAAGGCCGGACCATTGCAGTGGATCCTCGTGTGATTCCAATCGGTTGGTGGGTATACATCGAGGGACTGGGATTCCGCCGCGCAGAGGATACCGGAGGCGCTATCAGAGGCAATAAGATTGACGTTTATTATGATTCATTGAGCCATGCGCGCAGTTTCGGCCGCAAGTCGCGCGCCGTTTACGTCATCGGTCCGGTTAAACCGGAGCTGGATTAATGACCGTATTTATTTTGCAAATTCAGCGGCAATACGCTATATTGATGTAAGCTCATCACTTATATAATCTCAGCCATAAAGAAGGGGAGCGAATCCTCTTCTTTTTGCTTTATTTTTAGGGTAAAGGCGGCCGCGCGGCCGCTGTGGGAGGAACGCTAAACAATGATTAAAGAATTGATTGTCGTGGAAGGCAAAAGCGATACAGCCGCTGTCAAAAGAGCGGTCGATGCCGACACGATTGAAACCGGCGGTTCAGCGGTGGATAAACGGGTAATCGCCAAGATCGCCCTTGCGGCAGCGCGGCGGGGTGTCATTATCCTGACCGATCCGGACCATGCGGGAGAACGGATACGCAAGATTGTCTCATCGAAGGTGCCGGGGTGCAAGCATGCTTTCATTCCGGAGGAGGACGCAACGCTAAAGGGCGATATCGGTGTCGAGAACGCCTCGCCGGAAGCGATCCGCCATGCGCTGGAGAATGTGCATACTTCCTTCGAGGGAGCGCCGATTCTGATTGAGATAGAAGACCTCATGGCTGCGGGTCTGATTGTGCATCCTAAAGCTGCGCAGCGGAGAATGGCGCTTGGCAATATACTTGGCATCGGTTACTGTAACGGCAAGCAGCTGTACAAGCGGTTGTCCATGTTTGGAATTACGCCTGAAGAGTTTGCAAAAGCGGTTGCGCAAATTGAGCAGGGAGGTCTATCCTCATGAGCGGAAGGGAAGAAATTTCGTCCCCGAGACGTACCAAGGAGATTATTGCGGCTCACGGATTTTCGTTCAAGAAAAGCTTGGGCCAGAACTTTTTGATCGACCAAAATATCTTAAATAAAATTGTAGACGCAGCCGGTCTGGGTAAGGATACCGGAGCTCTTGAGATCGGTCCCGGCATCGGCGCGCTTACTGAACGTCTGGCGCAGACAGCGGGGGCTGTGACGGCCGTAGAGATCGACCAGCGGCTGATCCCGATTCTGCAGGAGGTGCTGTCTCCGTATCCGCATGTAAAGATACGCCATGCCGATGTGCTGAATGTGAACCTGCATGAACTGTTCGCCGAGGATTTCGCGGAAGTTGGCAAGGTCAGCGTAGTCGCTAATTTGCCTTATTATGTGACGACTCCGATTCTGATGAAGCTGCTGGAGGAAAAGCTGCCGCTGGCGAACATTGTTGTGATGATTCAAAAAGAGGTCGCCGAGCGGATGGCGGCGTCGCCGGGAGGCAAGGATTACGGCAGCCTGAGCATTGCCGTGCAGTATTACAGCGAGCCGGAGCTGATCTGCACGGTGCCGCACACCGTATTTATTCCCCAGCCGAATGTGGAATCGGCCGTCATCCGGCTGAAGGTCAGAGAGCGTCCGCCCGTCGAGGTGAAGGACGAGCGGCATTTTTTTGAAGTGGTGCGTGCCTCCTTTACACAGCGGCGCAAAACCATATCCAACAATTTGAAAGCCCGCTTCTTTCCTGGTGAGGGTAGAGAACGGCTGGAGGCGCTGCTCGGTGAGGCCGGAATTCAGCCTTCCCGCCGCGGCGAGACGCTGAGTCTGGCGGAATATGCGCGCCTAAGCGACGTGCTGCTTGCGGCAGGAATTTCATAGAACTTAAGCGGCCAAAAGATGAACCATCCGTGACCTTTGCCCATACGATGGGTTAGAGGTGATGTTCTGATGAATTTGGGAGATTTGGTCGTTCGAAGATCTTATGGCGGTGATGTGACTTTTCGGGTGGAGCATATAGTGCGAAATCAGGCCATCATCAAAGGAACCGAATTTCGGCTGCTGGCGGACGCTCCGCTGGATGATCTGGTTCAGGTGCCTGCCGAGGCCATGACGGAGCAGGGACAACGCGCACGGATCAAAGCGGCGGAATCGCTGACGGAGCTGAGAAAGGATCAGCAGGAGCGGATCAGGCTTGGCTTCCTGAGTACGGCGGGGATTTGGGAGCAGACGCCCAAGGAAGCTTCTTACTTTGAGCTTCCCGGAAAAGTGCTGCATCTTGACGGCGATCCGGCTTATTTGAATAAAAGCCTCAGCCTGTATGAGCAGCTGGGCATTCCGTCTGAAGGTCATCATGTGCGGGAAGCGGAGATGGCCTCCATACTGTACCGGCTGCTGCCCAGAGTCCGTCCCAATATTGTGGTGCTTACCGGTCATGACGGTGTGCTTAAGTCGCTGCCAACTTACGATCTGCACAGCTTAAGCAGTTATAAAAATTCGCAAAATTTCGTTGCCGCCATTCGGGTGGCCAGAGATTACGAACGCCACTATGACGCGCTGACGGTAATCGCCGGCGCCTGCCAGTCGCATTTCGAAGCGCTGCTTGGGGCCGGCGCGAATTTTGCCAGTTCCCCGGGACGCATTCTGATTCATGCGCTGGACCCGGTGTATGTCGCGGCAAAAGCCGCTCTGACTTCCATAAGGGAAACGATCAACTTAAACGACGTGCTGAATCATACGATCAGCGGCAGCCAGGGACTGGGCGGGATCGAAACCCGAGGAAGCTTGCGGATTGGCATGCCGCGGCTGCAGGATTTATCTACGCTGAAAGTAACACCTTCCGCCATATAAAAGGCCCGGAGCCTAAGACCTCTTGCTTGTCCATTCGCCCCTAAAAATATCGTTGACAAACATAACTGGAATCTACTATAATATTTTGTTTGATTTGACATATTGTAATAAAGAGGTTATAATGGACAAGGAAAGAGGTGGTCTTCAGGCAATGGCTAATAACGCGCTGTTGGAAATTAAACGCAGTCTCGAAGCTCATGTCGGTTCTAAGATTACGTTACGAGCAAACGGTGGTCGGCGCAAGACGGTCGAGCGCACCGGTGTCCTGGAAGAAACGTACCCTTCTGTATTTATTGTCAAACTGGATCAGGAGCAGCAGTCATTGGGGCGCGTCTCCTACAGCTATGCCGATATTCTTACCGAGTCCGTGGAGATTACGGTATGTAAGGACGATGTTCGGATGCCGCTCATGCATGCCAAAGCGTAACTCTTTATTCATAAACAGCCTTTCCTTGCTTTAGGGAAGGCTGTTTTATATTGTACGCCCAGCATGGGCTTCATCTTTAGGGTGAATGAGCGGAAAGCGTATGTTCAAGGGAGAGGCAATCCATACTAAGACGGCATTAACTCATCATTATAACCCATAAGGAGGATGCCGCATGAGCCGCAGAAGACGTAGCATGATGTCCGAGGAGCTGAAGACGGAGCTGGCAAAAGAGCTCGGCTTCTATGACACCGTGGAGCGCGAGGGCTGGGGAGGAATCCGGGCGAAGGATGCCGGGAACATGGTGAAGAGAGCGATTCAGCTTGCCGAGCAGGCTGCCCGGAAATCTTAGGGCAAGAAATAGCCGAAAAGCGGCAAGGAAGACGGGGGCTCCCAAGCAGGGCGTCCCCTTTTTGCCTTATACGAGAAACGGATGCCCTCCTTCTGCGGGGACGGCGCAGCCGCTTCTTTTTTATTATAGCGCTTTCATCTACAGAGTGAACTCGGAATGGACTTCGTTACAAGATTTTCATATAATATGTTAAGTTATTTTAGGGGAAAAATGAGAGTAGGG is a genomic window of Paenibacillus durus ATCC 35681 containing:
- the rsmI gene encoding 16S rRNA (cytidine(1402)-2'-O)-methyltransferase, which translates into the protein MTIQCQSSFQNKETDDQRKTGTLFLVATPIGNLEDMTFRAVRTLKECDIIAAEDTRQTRKLLSHFDISPSQLFSYHEHNKAASGPELIRYIIEGKNLALVSDAGLPAISDPGADLVALAVSEGIPVVPVPGANAALSALIASGLPTTTFTFVGFLPRERKDIRAVLTPLRAAQGTLLFYESPHRVVKTLAHLQEAFGNRRIVLARELTKRYEEFLRGTIQECAEWLAEHPPLGEYVIVVEGESKEEAKEADSAWWRPLSIEEHVAHYEAAGSTRKDAMKKAASDRGVAKRDIYNALLEE
- a CDS encoding AbrB/MazE/SpoVT family DNA-binding domain-containing protein, with product MMKSTGIVRKVDELGRVVIPIELRRTLGIGEKDALEIYVDGERIMLKKYEPACIFCGNAENVTYFKGKIVCNECISTIPAPVTN
- a CDS encoding HD domain-containing protein, which translates into the protein MQQPLTEEKVFKDPVHNYIHVQDSIIWRLINTKEFQRLRRIRQLGTTYLTFHGAEHSRFSHSLGVYEITRRIISQFERSGYKDWFPEERLVALCAALLHDLGHGPFSHSIEEAFQMNHEDWTCRIILEDTGITEILKEVEEDFPQKVASVIRKNYEHDIVVNLVSSPLDADRMDYLLRDAYYTGVNYGTIDIDRILRVLRPYHGRVVVKESGMHAIEDYLMSRYQMYWQVYFHPVTRSSEIILRQVFRRAKQLFNEGYSFRFMVEPLTDLFRGEVSVQQYLQLDEALVQATFMQWTSEQDELLSDLCSRFIHRKLYKYVEMESLDMETIDDIRRSFASAGLNPEYDLEVDFPTDLPYDVFRPEEGFHGKQILLLDRQERLREISEVSDIVRSISGIHRGRYHLYYPQDKLEKALPMLSESIKELFDLH
- a CDS encoding TatD family hydrolase produces the protein MQLFDTHTHLDASHFDGDREETIARALEAGVTKMVNVGFNRETIPSTLKLAESYDFIYAAVGWHPTDAIDMQDGDLDWIASLCGHDKVVAIGEIGLDYYWDTSPKEVQHTVFRRQIGLARELKMPIVIHNRDAHEDVVRILREEKAAEIGGIMHSFSGSWETAKMCLDLGFHLSFGGPITFKNARVPKEVLAQVPLDRLLIETDSPYLTPHPYRGKRNESAHVRLVAEAAAEIKGIEVEKLAEITYANALERFGIR
- a CDS encoding 3D domain-containing protein, which encodes MGVFQPEVSHDSQSSSRSNAFRLWWEQVNIRAWSLRAWSLAGVIGIAIALLITLYVRSQSSKQIVLEIDGKVHTLETREALLGEVLAKQPIPLKPYDKISAGLSDRIEDGDRIVIDRAQELILTEGGKTKTLYTTEDTIGQAISSLGITLGTHDKVFPSLDTAVTARTEVKVIRINKQVVKRTKSLPFRVIKTADPSLIAGKVRVAQAGKPGVIVQHIEKTYQDGKLVSMRMVGKEVQTVTKNKVVAVGTKAVPKPAAVNISFSSSSKAGVNFEYKKVIKNVSMTAYSSEEPGIGTRTASGTRVTEGRTIAVDPRVIPIGWWVYIEGLGFRRAEDTGGAIRGNKIDVYYDSLSHARSFGRKSRAVYVIGPVKPELD
- the rnmV gene encoding ribonuclease M5 encodes the protein MIKELIVVEGKSDTAAVKRAVDADTIETGGSAVDKRVIAKIALAAARRGVIILTDPDHAGERIRKIVSSKVPGCKHAFIPEEDATLKGDIGVENASPEAIRHALENVHTSFEGAPILIEIEDLMAAGLIVHPKAAQRRMALGNILGIGYCNGKQLYKRLSMFGITPEEFAKAVAQIEQGGLSS
- the rsmA gene encoding 16S rRNA (adenine(1518)-N(6)/adenine(1519)-N(6))-dimethyltransferase RsmA, whose translation is MSGREEISSPRRTKEIIAAHGFSFKKSLGQNFLIDQNILNKIVDAAGLGKDTGALEIGPGIGALTERLAQTAGAVTAVEIDQRLIPILQEVLSPYPHVKIRHADVLNVNLHELFAEDFAEVGKVSVVANLPYYVTTPILMKLLEEKLPLANIVVMIQKEVAERMAASPGGKDYGSLSIAVQYYSEPELICTVPHTVFIPQPNVESAVIRLKVRERPPVEVKDERHFFEVVRASFTQRRKTISNNLKARFFPGEGRERLEALLGEAGIQPSRRGETLSLAEYARLSDVLLAAGIS
- the yabG gene encoding sporulation peptidase YabG, which encodes MNLGDLVVRRSYGGDVTFRVEHIVRNQAIIKGTEFRLLADAPLDDLVQVPAEAMTEQGQRARIKAAESLTELRKDQQERIRLGFLSTAGIWEQTPKEASYFELPGKVLHLDGDPAYLNKSLSLYEQLGIPSEGHHVREAEMASILYRLLPRVRPNIVVLTGHDGVLKSLPTYDLHSLSSYKNSQNFVAAIRVARDYERHYDALTVIAGACQSHFEALLGAGANFASSPGRILIHALDPVYVAAKAALTSIRETINLNDVLNHTISGSQGLGGIETRGSLRIGMPRLQDLSTLKVTPSAI
- the veg gene encoding biofilm formation stimulator Veg, encoding MANNALLEIKRSLEAHVGSKITLRANGGRRKTVERTGVLEETYPSVFIVKLDQEQQSLGRVSYSYADILTESVEITVCKDDVRMPLMHAKA
- a CDS encoding small, acid-soluble spore protein, alpha/beta type; translation: MSRRRRSMMSEELKTELAKELGFYDTVEREGWGGIRAKDAGNMVKRAIQLAEQAARKS